A genomic window from Phragmitibacter flavus includes:
- a CDS encoding two-component system sensor histidine kinase NtrB: protein MKSGFFDKLVKRMDHLEPADMQRYLQRLVQEKGLFEKVFEALQEGVILLDQEGKVTYVNSAACNLFGLQRDNIHGQQLTQGLQGFDWNALLKSGGAVSRDLEIFYPENRYLNFYVTPIDEHEDLGFVMLIRDITLTRKLTEEKIESERITALTMLAAGVAHELGNPLNSLTIHLQLLSRRLRKLDKKSSGNLEELLEVAQGEIKRMDGIISQFLAAIRPTQPQLQRLHLNDLLHETLKVLKPEIKQANVRIKLDLRSDLPAMLLDGDQIKQAFYNLIRNACQAMPNGGRLTISGTFTDFEIRLSFHDQGKGITSENMGNLFQPFFTTRKSGTGLGLLIVRRIIREHGGEIEIESKVAEGTRINLYLPLTEKRMRYLE from the coding sequence ATGAAATCCGGCTTCTTCGACAAGCTCGTCAAACGCATGGACCACCTGGAGCCTGCCGACATGCAGCGCTATCTCCAGCGCCTCGTGCAGGAGAAAGGACTGTTTGAAAAAGTGTTCGAAGCCTTGCAGGAAGGCGTCATTCTCCTCGACCAAGAAGGCAAGGTCACCTACGTCAACTCCGCCGCCTGCAACCTCTTTGGACTTCAACGCGACAACATCCACGGCCAGCAGCTGACCCAAGGCCTGCAAGGCTTCGACTGGAATGCCCTCCTCAAATCCGGCGGTGCTGTCAGTCGCGACCTGGAAATTTTCTACCCCGAAAATCGCTACCTCAACTTTTACGTCACCCCCATCGACGAACACGAAGACCTCGGCTTCGTCATGCTCATCCGTGACATCACCCTTACGCGCAAACTCACCGAGGAAAAAATCGAAAGCGAACGCATCACCGCCCTCACCATGCTCGCCGCCGGTGTTGCCCACGAACTCGGCAACCCGCTCAACTCCCTCACCATCCACCTCCAACTGCTTTCCCGCCGCCTCCGCAAACTCGACAAAAAATCCAGTGGCAACCTCGAAGAACTCCTCGAGGTGGCCCAGGGAGAAATCAAACGCATGGACGGCATCATCAGTCAGTTCCTCGCCGCCATCCGACCCACCCAGCCCCAGCTCCAGCGCCTGCACCTCAACGATCTTCTCCACGAAACCCTCAAGGTCCTTAAACCGGAAATCAAACAGGCCAACGTCCGCATCAAACTCGACCTCCGCAGCGACCTCCCCGCCATGCTTCTCGATGGCGATCAAATCAAGCAAGCCTTCTATAACCTTATCCGCAACGCCTGCCAGGCCATGCCCAACGGCGGCAGACTGACCATCAGCGGCACCTTTACCGATTTCGAAATCCGTCTCAGCTTCCACGATCAGGGCAAAGGCATCACCTCCGAAAACATGGGCAACCTCTTCCAGCCGTTCTTCACCACCCGCAAATCCGGCACCGGGCTCGGCCTCCTCATCGTCCGTCGAATCATCCGCGAGCACGGCGGCGAAATCGAAATCGAAAGCAAAGTCGCCGAAGGCACCCGCATCAATCTCTACCTCCCCCTCACCGAAAAACGCATGCGGTATCTTGAGTAA
- the dtd gene encoding D-aminoacyl-tRNA deacylase translates to MRLLVQRVSQASVHIHGQLHDHIQRGLLIFVGIEAVDTLEDATWLASKIAKIRLFPDDQAPINADLAAVNGQLLVISQFTLHASTRKGNRPSFIRAARPEHAEPLYQNFLQLLENLTNTEVKRGVFGADMQISLINDGPVTIWIDSQNRE, encoded by the coding sequence ATGCGACTCCTAGTTCAACGAGTTTCTCAAGCCAGCGTCCACATCCATGGTCAGCTTCACGACCACATCCAGCGCGGCCTCCTCATCTTCGTCGGCATCGAAGCCGTCGACACTCTCGAAGACGCCACCTGGCTTGCCTCCAAGATTGCCAAAATTCGGCTCTTCCCCGACGACCAAGCCCCGATCAACGCCGACCTCGCCGCCGTCAACGGCCAGCTTCTCGTCATCAGCCAGTTCACCCTCCACGCCAGCACGCGCAAAGGCAACCGCCCCTCCTTCATCCGCGCCGCCCGACCCGAGCACGCCGAACCCCTTTACCAAAATTTCCTCCAACTCCTTGAAAACCTCACCAACACCGAAGTCAAACGCGGCGTCTTCGGAGCCGACATGCAAATCAGCCTCATCAACGACGGACCCGTCACCATCTGGATCGACTCCCAAAATCGCGAGTAA
- a CDS encoding RDD family protein, with product MNWYYALGGQQKGPVSDMEFTTLVRDGVILPKTLVWREGQPEWQALEKARPDLMVVSNAPVIGGVAVPEENKDVLVQQLREGAVIGVGATGSATDLPYAGFWIRVGAKLIDWVVLTIFMVIVALIGVMGLGVGAEFFESLSSGRMENDPEVAMAMAMFQLGFMVVIWGAVVAYNAVMVAMWGGTLGKLAVGIRVVTADGGKVTFGRAVGRAFADLISYAVCQLLYLMVAFDEPQKRALHDHICATRVVRK from the coding sequence ATGAACTGGTATTACGCGCTCGGTGGGCAACAAAAGGGTCCGGTTTCGGACATGGAGTTCACGACGCTTGTTCGTGATGGTGTCATTCTTCCCAAGACGCTGGTCTGGCGGGAAGGGCAGCCGGAATGGCAGGCATTGGAGAAGGCGCGACCTGATCTGATGGTGGTTTCGAATGCACCGGTGATTGGCGGGGTGGCGGTTCCGGAGGAGAACAAGGATGTCTTGGTGCAGCAGTTGCGCGAAGGGGCGGTGATTGGGGTGGGCGCTACTGGATCGGCAACGGATCTGCCTTATGCGGGTTTTTGGATTCGGGTGGGGGCGAAGTTGATCGACTGGGTGGTTTTGACAATTTTCATGGTGATCGTGGCGTTGATAGGGGTCATGGGGCTGGGAGTGGGTGCGGAATTTTTTGAGAGCCTGTCTTCGGGAAGGATGGAGAACGATCCAGAAGTAGCGATGGCGATGGCGATGTTTCAGCTTGGCTTCATGGTGGTCATCTGGGGGGCAGTGGTTGCCTACAATGCCGTGATGGTGGCCATGTGGGGGGGCACTCTAGGAAAACTGGCAGTGGGAATCCGGGTGGTGACGGCGGATGGCGGCAAGGTGACGTTCGGTCGTGCGGTTGGACGGGCTTTTGCGGACTTGATCAGCTATGCCGTTTGCCAGTTGCTGTATTTGATGGTGGCATTTGACGAGCCGCAGAAGCGGGCGTTGCATGATCACATCTGCGCGACGCGGGTGGTGCGCAAGTAG
- a CDS encoding NAD(P)H-dependent glycerol-3-phosphate dehydrogenase produces the protein MMESATVLGAGSWGTALAAMLAARGLRVQFYGRDEALMAEMAVTRRNGRYLTDVEIPAEVEPVSSLQALRPAPLVVFVTPSKSMAALAAEMGSLGLVDESTVLLSCSKGVELGTGRCMTEILHGVFPQVTVAALSGPNHAEEIARRMPSAAVVGCLDEGMAIRLQQTFSLPWFRCYTSTDVLGVEWAGAMKNPYAIAAGIAKGLGLGDNAIAALVTRALAEMVRLGVASGGRTETFYGLSGVGDLVATCYSEHSRNHRVGLMLGQGRSLSDIMGGMRMVAEGVPNTESLWLCARGRGVRTPLLDEVHAVLYEQKSPREALRELFSRDPRPEVD, from the coding sequence ATGATGGAATCGGCGACAGTGTTGGGTGCGGGAAGTTGGGGAACGGCACTCGCGGCGATGTTGGCAGCGCGCGGTTTGCGGGTGCAGTTTTACGGTCGTGATGAGGCGTTGATGGCGGAGATGGCGGTGACGCGTCGCAATGGCCGGTATCTCACGGATGTGGAGATTCCGGCGGAGGTGGAGCCGGTGTCGTCTTTGCAGGCGCTGCGCCCGGCACCCCTGGTGGTGTTTGTGACGCCCTCGAAATCGATGGCGGCACTGGCGGCGGAAATGGGTTCGCTTGGATTGGTGGATGAAAGCACGGTGTTGTTGTCATGCAGCAAGGGGGTGGAGTTGGGAACAGGGCGGTGCATGACGGAGATTTTGCATGGGGTGTTTCCGCAAGTGACGGTGGCGGCGCTTTCAGGGCCGAATCATGCGGAGGAAATTGCGCGCCGGATGCCTTCGGCGGCGGTGGTGGGGTGTTTGGATGAAGGAATGGCGATCAGGTTGCAGCAGACGTTTTCGCTGCCGTGGTTTCGTTGTTACACGAGCACGGATGTGCTGGGGGTGGAGTGGGCGGGGGCGATGAAAAATCCGTATGCGATCGCGGCCGGGATTGCGAAGGGTTTGGGACTGGGGGACAACGCCATTGCGGCGCTGGTGACAAGAGCGTTGGCGGAGATGGTGAGGCTCGGGGTGGCGAGCGGGGGGCGGACGGAAACTTTTTATGGCTTGAGCGGGGTGGGGGATTTGGTGGCGACGTGTTATTCGGAGCACAGTCGAAATCACCGCGTGGGACTGATGTTGGGTCAGGGCAGGAGTTTGAGCGACATCATGGGCGGGATGCGAATGGTGGCGGAAGGTGTCCCAAACACGGAGAGTTTGTGGCTTTGCGCGAGAGGTCGCGGCGTGCGCACCCCGTTGCTGGACGAGGTGCATGCAGTTCTGTATGAGCAAAAATCGCCGCGCGAGGCGCTGCGGGAATTGTTCAGCCGGGACCCGCGTCCTGAGGTAGATTAA
- the plsY gene encoding glycerol-3-phosphate 1-O-acyltransferase PlsY, producing MSFLPAAVLLIAIAWFCGSLPFGYLMGKWHGIDIRKHGSGNIGATNVLRVLGKKAGIPVFALDMLKGLLPVLLVSWSSWLNGAEANTVGLVEVLCAAAAVLGHSFTFWLGFKGGKGVATSAGALIGLAPWALVVALVVWLVIFYTTRYVALASVVSAISLPVAMAVIMTIDERWNLVLLGLGIVLGVLVVVRHRSNLQRLLQGKENRFEKKNKKEKP from the coding sequence ATGTCTTTTCTCCCTGCCGCTGTGTTGCTGATCGCTATTGCGTGGTTTTGCGGGTCGCTGCCATTTGGTTATTTGATGGGGAAGTGGCATGGGATTGATATTCGCAAGCATGGGAGCGGCAATATCGGGGCGACAAATGTGTTGCGGGTGTTGGGCAAGAAGGCGGGGATTCCGGTGTTTGCGTTGGACATGTTGAAGGGGTTGTTGCCGGTGCTGTTGGTATCATGGAGCAGTTGGTTGAACGGGGCTGAGGCCAACACCGTGGGATTGGTGGAAGTTTTATGTGCTGCGGCGGCAGTCTTGGGGCACTCGTTCACCTTTTGGCTGGGATTTAAAGGAGGGAAGGGCGTGGCGACGTCGGCAGGGGCGCTGATTGGGCTTGCACCCTGGGCGTTGGTGGTGGCATTGGTGGTGTGGCTGGTGATTTTTTACACCACAAGGTATGTGGCGCTGGCCTCGGTGGTCTCGGCGATTTCCCTGCCGGTGGCGATGGCGGTAATCATGACGATCGACGAGCGCTGGAATCTGGTGCTGCTGGGTTTGGGGATTGTGCTGGGGGTGTTGGTGGTGGTGCGTCACCGATCGAACCTTCAGAGATTGTTGCAGGGCAAGGAAAACCGTTTTGAGAAAAAGAATAAGAAGGAGAAGCCATGA
- the cutA gene encoding divalent-cation tolerance protein CutA, which translates to MDTEILIVFCTMPSVEKARQIATVLVESQLVACVNLCPSVESIYRWEGKVETASEVLAVMKTTRERYADLEVRLRELHPYEVPEIVAVPVVAGLPEYLHWVTGATGG; encoded by the coding sequence ATGGATACAGAGATTTTGATCGTTTTTTGCACGATGCCGTCGGTCGAGAAAGCGCGACAAATTGCCACAGTTCTAGTGGAATCGCAACTGGTGGCGTGTGTCAATTTGTGTCCATCCGTGGAATCGATTTACCGATGGGAGGGTAAGGTGGAAACGGCCTCGGAGGTGCTGGCAGTGATGAAAACGACGCGCGAAAGGTATGCCGATCTTGAAGTTCGACTCCGTGAACTGCATCCGTATGAGGTGCCGGAGATTGTGGCGGTGCCGGTGGTGGCGGGTTTGCCGGAATACCTGCACTGGGTGACTGGCGCGACGGGAGGATGA
- a CDS encoding DUF502 domain-containing protein yields MIWLRNKFLAGLALVVPLVVTFWILRFVYEFLLGMSTPLLISMGSIYNQTVGPALQIDLTGETFLMLTRFVGFLVPVVVLVALGVMATNVLGVRVVSAMDKLLLRIPMISFIYKSLKQVIEAFRGFGDTRNFKRVVYVEYPSPGMKLVGFVTGQFMDEKTQKSMTMVFVPGALSPMTGLLIVAETHTLIDAPLTLEEAMKMVFSGGLIGPDSANAPLVRPVPKRVKGRKRGDEFAGLPQAEDYVEPEEVDETGMKGEERELAGAAAPQEKSSFLPWRKK; encoded by the coding sequence GTGATCTGGCTTCGTAACAAGTTCCTGGCCGGGTTGGCGCTGGTGGTGCCGCTGGTGGTGACGTTTTGGATTTTACGGTTTGTCTATGAGTTCCTGTTGGGAATGAGCACGCCGTTGCTGATTTCGATGGGGTCCATTTACAATCAGACGGTGGGACCGGCGTTGCAGATCGATTTGACCGGGGAAACGTTCCTGATGTTGACGCGTTTTGTCGGTTTCCTGGTGCCGGTGGTGGTGCTGGTGGCGCTCGGGGTCATGGCGACCAACGTGCTGGGGGTGCGGGTGGTTTCGGCGATGGACAAGCTGTTGCTGCGCATTCCGATGATCTCGTTCATTTATAAATCGTTGAAGCAGGTGATTGAGGCGTTTCGGGGGTTTGGCGATACGCGCAATTTTAAGCGGGTGGTGTATGTGGAGTATCCGTCGCCGGGGATGAAACTGGTGGGATTTGTGACGGGTCAGTTCATGGATGAGAAGACGCAGAAGTCGATGACGATGGTGTTTGTGCCGGGGGCTTTGAGTCCGATGACGGGACTTTTGATTGTGGCGGAGACGCACACGTTGATTGATGCTCCCCTGACGTTGGAGGAGGCGATGAAGATGGTTTTTTCAGGCGGGTTGATTGGTCCGGATTCGGCAAATGCGCCGTTGGTGCGTCCAGTGCCGAAGCGGGTGAAGGGACGGAAGCGTGGGGATGAGTTTGCGGGTTTGCCGCAGGCGGAGGATTATGTGGAACCGGAGGAGGTGGATGAGACTGGAATGAAAGGCGAGGAGCGCGAACTGGCGGGAGCGGCGGCACCACAGGAGAAGTCATCTTTCCTGCCTTGGCGGAAGAAGTGA
- a CDS encoding DUF4339 domain-containing protein yields the protein MSETRWYHALNGKALGPVSETEMKALIKEGKVSAQSLIWKPEMDRWNEVEKVSPDWLKTEPEPVAVAAVVVASEKKAPDIRKTGKVVLESLVKGGKAGSGASVSKGGGMGAIPVGVKTEKLEEKKGLWGKIFKR from the coding sequence ATGAGTGAAACGCGTTGGTATCATGCTCTGAATGGCAAGGCTTTGGGGCCGGTTTCGGAGACGGAGATGAAGGCATTGATCAAGGAGGGCAAGGTTTCGGCTCAAAGTTTAATTTGGAAGCCGGAGATGGACAGGTGGAATGAGGTGGAGAAGGTCAGTCCCGATTGGTTGAAAACGGAGCCGGAGCCTGTGGCAGTGGCGGCGGTTGTCGTTGCATCTGAGAAGAAAGCGCCGGACATCCGTAAGACGGGGAAGGTGGTGTTGGAGTCGTTGGTAAAAGGTGGAAAGGCGGGAAGTGGGGCGAGTGTTTCAAAAGGAGGAGGCATGGGGGCGATTCCGGTGGGGGTGAAGACGGAAAAGCTGGAGGAGAAGAAGGGTTTATGGGGTAAGATTTTTAAGAGGTAG
- a CDS encoding N-acetylmuramoyl-L-alanine amidase family protein — MNPPAKPTPLHMIAVCAGLIMLFVGTWFLVKKSSPNDETPSSAPVAAPAIVSSPSPVPAPSPIASPAPIPPQESPIPPVEEAKPTPPPPAITMREPDLAIPITPPPAAVPAPAPAPAVEAMAAAPAPPPTPEIPEPIPAASAPSDPPVAIAGPFEIHGPLKPADQPLLVIAPITPDPATVDPNAVPFPPAAESPTQMPMSETGMANNSTNTAPGGIRDVTNSHATDHDMEGDPEDGPVNPKNAVAEKTTDIKPTTSAAMPGWELLNYQSRDYITANSIQRFYRFNNLKVESKNVWFTSPVLIMKANLGSHELLINNIKFVLSYPVVMLNNKPCFSRLDLCKLIDPVLRPSYIGNAKLFDTVVIDPGHGGSDGGARGIYGHEKDFALKLGLLLKRSLEQRGIKVVMTRSTDVFLSLPARVAIANKIPNCIYVSLHYNSGPSTATGIETFALSPQGSSSIYGRRSVDAVAFQGNQLDSENIALATAVHAGVVHHFKLVDRGVKRARWRVLTGLQRPGILFEGGFVTNANDGKLIAADNFRVELANTIAQSIINYRNALKPRARTTTSR; from the coding sequence GTGAATCCGCCTGCCAAGCCCACCCCACTCCACATGATCGCCGTCTGTGCCGGCCTCATCATGCTCTTCGTGGGCACCTGGTTTCTCGTCAAGAAAAGCAGTCCCAACGACGAAACCCCATCATCCGCTCCCGTTGCAGCACCTGCCATCGTCTCGTCTCCATCTCCAGTTCCGGCTCCGTCTCCAATTGCATCACCCGCTCCTATTCCTCCTCAAGAATCTCCCATTCCGCCAGTAGAGGAAGCCAAACCAACGCCGCCGCCCCCCGCCATCACCATGCGCGAACCGGACCTGGCGATCCCCATCACACCGCCCCCAGCCGCTGTTCCTGCTCCTGCTCCAGCTCCAGCTGTCGAAGCCATGGCGGCGGCCCCTGCCCCTCCGCCCACACCTGAGATCCCCGAGCCCATTCCCGCTGCTTCTGCTCCTTCCGATCCACCAGTCGCCATCGCAGGCCCCTTTGAAATCCACGGCCCTCTCAAGCCCGCCGACCAACCCCTCCTCGTCATCGCGCCCATCACACCCGATCCCGCCACCGTCGATCCCAACGCCGTCCCTTTCCCTCCTGCCGCCGAATCCCCCACGCAAATGCCCATGTCCGAAACCGGCATGGCGAACAACAGCACCAACACCGCCCCGGGCGGCATCAGGGACGTCACCAATTCCCACGCCACCGACCACGATATGGAAGGCGATCCCGAAGACGGTCCCGTCAATCCCAAAAACGCCGTCGCCGAAAAAACCACCGACATCAAACCCACCACCAGCGCCGCCATGCCCGGTTGGGAACTGCTGAATTACCAGTCCCGCGACTACATCACCGCCAACAGCATCCAGCGCTTCTACCGCTTCAACAACCTCAAGGTCGAGAGCAAAAACGTCTGGTTCACCTCCCCCGTGCTCATCATGAAGGCGAACCTTGGCAGCCACGAACTGCTTATCAACAACATCAAATTCGTCCTGAGCTACCCCGTGGTAATGCTCAACAACAAACCCTGTTTTTCCCGACTCGACCTCTGCAAACTCATCGATCCCGTCCTCCGTCCCAGCTACATCGGCAACGCCAAACTCTTTGACACTGTCGTCATCGATCCCGGCCATGGCGGCAGCGATGGTGGAGCGCGCGGCATCTACGGCCACGAAAAAGATTTCGCCCTCAAGCTTGGCCTGCTTCTCAAACGCTCCCTCGAACAACGCGGCATCAAGGTCGTCATGACCCGCAGCACCGACGTCTTCCTCTCCCTCCCCGCCCGCGTTGCCATCGCCAACAAAATCCCCAACTGCATCTACGTCAGCCTCCACTACAACTCGGGCCCGAGCACTGCCACCGGCATCGAAACCTTTGCCCTCTCGCCGCAAGGCAGCTCCTCCATCTACGGTCGTCGCAGTGTTGACGCCGTCGCCTTCCAGGGCAACCAGCTCGACTCCGAAAACATCGCCCTCGCCACCGCCGTCCATGCCGGCGTTGTTCATCACTTCAAACTTGTCGATCGCGGCGTCAAACGCGCCCGCTGGCGCGTCCTCACCGGCCTCCAACGTCCCGGCATTCTGTTCGAAGGCGGCTTCGTCACCAATGCCAACGACGGCAAACTTATCGCCGCCGACAACTTCCGGGTGGAACTCGCCAACACCATCGCCCAATCCATCATCAACTACCGCAACGCCCTAAAACCCCGCGCCCGCACGACTACGAGCCGATAG
- a CDS encoding LptA/OstA family protein, with the protein MSPTSYLIALPVSIIAVSGWMVKMENDTFLHNQRSEQSFYSPESNYRAVNSSHSVHNAARLDHDRYGQNFDSANSLGESIISRPIGERASKTSQPWLASHQTRAHSSNPVELLDIPGFIPPTDKVDEHFQTVPVESGFHITADEATKVDMAGQNVIFNGNVTLTSPQFKMSSNRLKVHMSDDKKSFRLAEAEGNVHVQLTGVTDDKKYRGQSNAAIYEPEKSKLTMTGWPRIQGQGQELIAAEASTKVFLYPDTGRMDTQGRAQTRVAKQFMVNESPVMQNR; encoded by the coding sequence GTGTCCCCGACAAGTTACCTCATCGCGCTGCCCGTTAGCATCATCGCCGTATCCGGTTGGATGGTGAAAATGGAGAATGACACTTTCCTCCACAACCAAAGGTCGGAGCAATCCTTTTACTCTCCGGAATCCAATTACCGGGCGGTCAACTCTTCCCACAGCGTTCATAACGCTGCCCGTCTTGACCACGATCGTTACGGTCAAAACTTCGACAGCGCCAATTCCCTCGGCGAATCCATCATCAGCCGTCCCATCGGCGAACGTGCTTCAAAAACAAGCCAGCCATGGCTCGCTTCCCATCAAACACGCGCCCATTCCTCCAACCCGGTCGAGCTGCTGGACATCCCCGGGTTCATTCCTCCGACCGATAAAGTGGACGAACATTTTCAAACCGTCCCGGTTGAATCTGGATTCCACATCACCGCCGACGAAGCCACGAAGGTCGACATGGCCGGTCAGAACGTCATCTTCAACGGCAACGTCACCCTCACCTCCCCCCAATTCAAAATGTCATCGAACCGCCTCAAGGTTCACATGTCCGATGACAAAAAGAGTTTCCGCCTGGCCGAAGCCGAGGGCAACGTTCATGTGCAACTCACCGGCGTGACCGACGACAAAAAATACCGCGGCCAGTCCAACGCCGCCATCTACGAGCCAGAAAAATCCAAACTCACCATGACCGGCTGGCCCCGCATTCAAGGCCAGGGACAAGAACTCATTGCTGCAGAAGCCAGCACCAAAGTCTTTCTCTACCCCGATACCGGCAGAATGGACACCCAGGGTCGCGCCCAAACCCGCGTCGCCAAACAGTTCATGGTCAATGAATCGCCCGTGATGCAAAACCGGTAG
- a CDS encoding MotA/TolQ/ExbB proton channel family protein: MPAPDAAGPALGAASAPAAASTTHGDYSSTSGGDLSFQQSKPQREGWKEADPANPSIWLSLGIGAVLFVAWYGILYPFNPSPETPSSEYNFMQYLAAMFIQRTWVNFAETFFFTWAMGIVYLKLQKLRHQREALLLDVLPMELGREINSKNIGSFIDHVYNLPHRLRDSLMVNRIRKGLELFEIKQSTSAVGGMMSSQSDIDANRVGGSYALLKVFLWAIPILGFIGTVLGLSQAIGSMDLSDAKDVDKIIGSISQVTSGLGTAFDTTLLGLVLAMILQFPMSSLSKKEDDNLNDIDAFCNDILLPRLEETMGGNQEPAGLADALVQAVAGAQKEFLVDLNELSKRMNEYANNLDKRSDTFQAVVTKEFINNTTLMRSEMQESLKDTLRQTSQYIGGLETGIRGLNTVLKELGEKQVIVQQTVKKKGWFGRD; encoded by the coding sequence ATGCCTGCTCCTGATGCGGCGGGTCCTGCTTTGGGAGCTGCGAGCGCTCCGGCGGCTGCGTCGACCACACACGGGGATTATTCTTCCACCTCAGGTGGTGATTTGAGTTTTCAACAATCCAAACCGCAGCGCGAGGGCTGGAAAGAGGCCGATCCTGCGAACCCGAGCATCTGGTTGAGCTTGGGGATTGGCGCGGTGTTGTTCGTGGCATGGTATGGGATCTTGTATCCGTTCAATCCAAGTCCTGAGACGCCGTCTTCAGAATACAATTTCATGCAGTATCTGGCGGCGATGTTCATTCAGCGCACCTGGGTGAACTTTGCAGAAACGTTCTTCTTCACCTGGGCGATGGGCATTGTGTATTTGAAATTGCAGAAGTTGCGTCATCAGCGTGAGGCGTTGTTGCTGGATGTGCTGCCGATGGAGCTGGGTCGTGAGATCAACTCCAAGAACATCGGAAGCTTCATTGACCACGTTTACAACCTTCCTCACCGTTTGCGTGACAGCTTGATGGTGAACCGCATTCGCAAGGGGCTGGAGTTGTTTGAGATCAAGCAAAGCACCTCGGCTGTGGGTGGAATGATGTCGAGCCAGTCGGACATTGATGCCAACCGCGTGGGCGGTAGTTATGCGCTGTTGAAGGTGTTCCTTTGGGCAATTCCAATTCTGGGTTTCATCGGAACCGTTCTCGGTCTGTCGCAGGCCATCGGAAGCATGGATTTGTCGGATGCAAAAGACGTGGACAAGATCATCGGTTCCATCAGCCAGGTGACCAGCGGTTTGGGCACGGCGTTTGATACGACTCTTCTTGGTCTGGTTCTGGCGATGATTCTTCAGTTCCCGATGAGTTCGCTCTCCAAGAAGGAAGATGACAACCTCAACGACATTGATGCGTTTTGTAACGACATCCTGCTGCCGCGTTTGGAGGAGACCATGGGTGGGAATCAGGAGCCTGCCGGTCTGGCGGATGCGCTGGTTCAGGCAGTGGCTGGTGCGCAGAAGGAATTTTTGGTGGATTTGAACGAGCTTTCAAAACGAATGAACGAATATGCCAATAATTTGGACAAACGTTCTGACACTTTTCAAGCTGTGGTCACCAAGGAATTCATCAACAACACGACGCTCATGCGTTCTGAGATGCAGGAGTCTCTCAAGGACACCTTGCGTCAGACTTCCCAATACATTGGTGGTCTGGAGACTGGAATTCGCGGGTTGAACACGGTGTTGAAGGAGCTTGGTGAGAAACAGGTGATCGTGCAGCAGACCGTCAAGAAGAAGGGCTGGTTCGGCCGCGACTGA
- a CDS encoding SanA/YdcF family protein — MNQKISAGRKGSWWGRCVDGVGRWMVWLDELIKLWMFRTMFFLLHVVVVVAACYLVVYGMARGRCHAVVDEVPARLVGLVLGTAPKVGIRDNLFFTTRMEAAAKLYHAGKVQYLIVSGDNARAGYNEPAEMKKALVKAGVPAERVYCDYAGFRTLDSVVRAKKVFGMEEFMVIAQRFHNERALYIARRNGMPDVVAFDAAMPAVNTGWKVRVREVGARMMAVLDVEVFKTDPRFLGPEVRIGKSSPPVDAGG; from the coding sequence ATGAATCAGAAAATTTCGGCAGGACGAAAGGGTTCGTGGTGGGGGCGCTGTGTGGACGGGGTAGGGCGCTGGATGGTGTGGTTGGATGAATTGATCAAGCTTTGGATGTTTCGAACGATGTTTTTTCTTTTGCACGTGGTGGTGGTGGTGGCTGCCTGTTATCTGGTGGTTTATGGAATGGCGCGCGGTCGTTGTCATGCAGTGGTGGATGAGGTGCCGGCGCGACTGGTGGGGCTGGTGCTGGGGACGGCGCCAAAGGTGGGCATTCGGGACAATTTGTTTTTTACCACGCGCATGGAGGCGGCAGCGAAGTTGTATCATGCCGGCAAGGTGCAGTATTTGATAGTCAGCGGAGACAATGCGAGGGCGGGTTACAATGAACCGGCAGAGATGAAAAAAGCGTTGGTGAAGGCGGGGGTGCCGGCGGAGCGGGTGTATTGTGATTATGCGGGGTTTCGGACGTTGGACAGTGTGGTGCGGGCGAAGAAGGTTTTTGGAATGGAGGAGTTCATGGTGATTGCGCAGCGGTTTCACAATGAGCGGGCCTTGTATATTGCGCGTCGCAACGGGATGCCGGACGTGGTGGCGTTTGATGCGGCGATGCCTGCGGTGAACACGGGCTGGAAGGTGCGGGTTCGGGAAGTGGGCGCGAGGATGATGGCGGTGCTGGATGTGGAAGTTTTCAAGACTGATCCAAGATTTTTGGGGCCGGAGGTAAGGATTGGGAAATCTTCGCCGCCGGTGGATGCGGGTGGTTGA